The Pseudorasbora parva isolate DD20220531a chromosome 19, ASM2467924v1, whole genome shotgun sequence genomic sequence aaggagctgagctGTAAGACGaagctctcgatttaccggTTAATCTAtgttcctactctcacctatggtcatgagctgtgggtcatgcccgaaaggacaagatcccaGATACAGGCAGCTAAAATGCGTtttctccgcagggtggctggCCGCTCCCTTAGAGATGCTGAGCTTCTCACCCTCACTCAGGAGGAGCTCAGACTAGAGCTGTTGCTCCTCCACATTGAGAGGAGCCAGCAGAGGTGGCTCAGGCATCTGTTTTGGATGCCTCCTGGATGCCTTTGTGGGGAGATGTTCCTTGGAAGACCtaggacacgctggagggattatgaACACCTCTGGGTTCCCCGGAAGAGCTGGAGTAAGTGGCTATGGAGAGGGAAGTCTGGGTGTCTCTGCTaagactgttgcccccgcgacccAGCCCCGGATAAGTGATGGATGGAACTTAGGAAAAGAGTAGATTGTTCAAGAAGTCAGTCATCACAGAAAACACTAAAAAGCCATTATGCAGGGTTTTTTTTGTAGGGTTTGTGTTGCTTTTTATTGGATTATATTTGAAGATTGAACCTTTAGTGCTACTTTACCCATGCCATATGCATACCAAGGTGATTGCCCCTTTGTCATTTATCAGCTGATTCCGGGCCAAGATGTTGATCTGGAACGTGTATCGGGTATGGGGAATGAGGAGCTACAGAAGGAAAAGTAAGAGATTTGCCTGCTCATTCTTcacaaaagataaaaaatacaTGACTGAATGATGCATTTTAATTTCTTGTGTGTGTTATTGCAcggatatgtgtgtgtgtgtgtgtgtgtgtgtctgtgtgtgtgtgtgtgtgtgtgtgtgtgtgtgtgtgtgtgtgtgtgtgtacctgtacCCAAAAAGCTTTCTTTTGTAGGTAACTCCCTATGTTTTATTGCTTAAAGTTATTTCTGTATGAATCACagaattatagttttttttgggGAAATGTTGCAGGGAGGTGAATGGGGTTGAGTAAGACATTAACAACCCCTCATGTacctaatattcagtgtaatgtgtCCAGAGGCTACAGATTCAGTCCCACCCTCCAAAAGGTAAATACTGAAGGGCAGGCTTTTTCACAAAGCAACATCTCTGAGGTAAAATAGACATCTGCGACCACAGACTACAACTGAAAAACTCTCCTACTATCAAATCACTGTTCCCTAACTGTTCACACATGTTAAACCAACTCAATGGCGACAGACTCTACCTTGAAGAGAGGGTGTGGAGAGGGAAGATGGCGTAATGTGGCCACGGTGAACACTTCTGACAGTAGGTGAGTTCTCAGCAGGTGAACGTCAACTTCGTGAACTGCAAACTCTGCGCTTCGGACGAAGATCTTGACAAGTTTCCAGTCATCCTTCGAATCCGATGGGAGGAAAATGGGATTCTCTTTGCTGGGCTTTTGCCCTAACTGTGCAGAttaagtgtgaatgtgtgaaaTGGTACAAATTATTTCTGAGGCAATCTGGGTTATGATTTCTCTTTCAAGAAAATGACAGGATTTCCAAAGCATCTCATAATTAGTCTATGAAGACAGTGACATATCAAACAAAAGgattatttaatgtttaattaatgtTGCCTACTCATCAGTTGTACATTACAGATCACATTTTCTTTGTTTCTTTTATTTACCTCATGTTCctgtatttaatttgattatccCCCCACACACCTGAATGGCGATGGGCATCATCTTGGCCTGAGGGTTGCAGTACAGCAGGACCAGAGGAGCCGTGAGATACTGCTGCCGGTCACTGACTACATTTCCCGCAAGCCCATCCAATATCTTATAGTCAGACAGGAAGATGTTCCCGTTCTGGGTGTAGGGGTGTATCACACAAAATAATGGAGAAACACAAACTAAATATTAGACAAAAACCAAAGCAAACCAGACCCAGCCCTTCCTAATCATTGCCTGTAGCGCACCTTCATCTCCTGCTCCAAGCTGCTTCCGCCTAGGAAATCTTTGACCATGTCGTCTGTGACGGGGAAATTCTCTGGCAGCTTTGAGCAGCGCTGGATCATCATGGGGTTGAGGCCATTCAGAAACTGGTAGCCAAAGAACTCATCCTCATCCCAGTGCTCCTGAATGTATTCTGAAAGCATACTATGTCAGAACATATGCTACAGTACAGACAGAACGTTATTTGCAATAGTAATTTTGAACAGTTAATTCGTTTAAGATGAGTACCAATGGTTTTGTTTTTATCGGTTTCTTGTTTAATTTCGCTGAAGCTTTCCCATGATGATCTGTCTTTACCTTTTCCATTTGTCTGCAGAGCAGctaacctacacacacacacacacacacacacacacacacacacacacacacacacacacacacacacacacacacacacacacacacacacacagaatacacacacacacacacacacacacacacacacacacacacacacacacacacacacacacacacacacacacacacacacacacacacacacacacagagaataCACAGGTACACAGTGCAAACATTAATAGTGGAAATAACTTCGATATACTACCTATGATCCATCCTAGTTTTAGTTGTGAGCATCTTTGTAGTTACTTCGACAAGACAAAGTTATTTTGTGAATGCCATCCACTTACAATCTTTATTTGTACTAAATTAGTGTCAGTTTAGCCTTAATTATTGGCTTATTCTGGTCAATAAACTTGAATATTACTCAATAAGTGCCATAATTAAAgaggataaaactttcactttagaatatgGGGTCAAATCGTCTTTATTACACAATTTTAGCAATTTACAACAGCAAACCCAGTTGTTCGTTTCAGTTGTTAAATCAACACCTGTTCAGTTGTTTCTCTAAACTCTTATAGTTGTGTTGTTCTAAAAACCCAGAGCGATGAACACTAGAGGAGGGTCACTTACTCATTTAAAAAATTGAGTCTGAACTCCAATGACTTTGTTTTAGAGAATTGGACTTCAGCTGGTAGAGTTTCGAAATTGTCACAGTCGATGATTTGAGGCAAGCCCTGAGCATACACGCGCCACCTGGAGGTAGAATATTCAACCTTAGTTCacagaatatatttatttgaatacaaAGCAGACACTTTATTTTCACACATATTGTATTAGCCTGCTGCCCACAAACCTAAATAACTTCTGTCGCTCTTCTAGCTGCCGCTTCCTCTGCCTTTGGGCTATTGGGTTAGTGTCCTGGAACACAAGTGAAGCTGAAAGGGAAACATTAATTCACAATCTAAATGCCTTATGTTTGCAAACTAATTTTTTTCATTCAATCAATTTTTtcaatcaaatcattatttGATCATGGGACGATGACTTGTCATccatgtgatttttttatttatttttattatagacATTTGTTGTGATGCTCATTGACTAATGGCTTGCTGGATATGTAGTTCACATTCATGTGTTTTCTTAATTTCTGTTTTTGCATCTAAGAAGACTGTGACTTATCTATATAAGCCCCCATTAGCTATTTTATATAAAGCACATTCgtaataaaattacattttttgtcatAAAACTCATGGCTTCAGCAAATGCTAGGGGCGCCAAAATGAGTGATTTTTCCGGTTTTATTACtgctattttttattaataaagacTTTAGTGTGTCGGATATTGAAAGTGCGATCAGTGGAGTTTGTTGTCGCGTCGCGCATCTCACACAGCTCTGCTATCGTTCTCATGCGCTTGTTCGCTCGCACAGACAGGGAAAACGGCGGGATTCTTAATGACGGACGGCCAGTGTGTCAGAAAGACCGAAGCCCTCTGATACAGGAGAGATCATGAGGAATAAGAGGATAAAGACAGCTGAGGAAAGGAATCAACAGATTGTCTAAATGAAGGATCTAAATATGAATGAATGTTTGCTCATTAATTCCAGTTATTTTTACCTTAAACTTGATCTAAGCAGCTGTTCTGGGTGATCAGAATCTGTAAAAATCATTTCATTacacatgggtattacactataaatgtggtttatgaggacatatcaaatgtcctcataattcaaatggccttaaaaacatactaaatgatgtttttttgagaaagtaaaaatgcagaatgtttcctgtgatgggtaggtttaggggcagtgtgtgtgtgtgtgtgtgtgtgtgtgtgtgtgtgtgtgtgtgtgtgtgtgtgtttgtgtgtgtgtgtgtgtgtgtgtgtgtgtgtgtgtgtgtgtgtgtgtgtgtgtttgtgtgtgtgtgtgtgtgtgtgtgtgtgtgtgtgtgtgtgatgggtaggtttaggggcagtgtgtgtgtgtgtgtgtgtgtgtgtgtgtgatgggtaggtttaggggcagtgtgtgtgtgtgtgtgtgtgtgtgatgggtaggtttaggggcagtgtgtgtgtgtgtgtgtgtgtgtgtgtgtgtgtgtgtgtgtgtgtgtgtgtgtgtttgtgtgtgtgtgtgtgtgtttgtgtgtgtgtgtttgtgtgtgtgtgtgtgtgtgtgtgtgtgtgtgtgtgtgtgtgtgtgtttgtgtgtgtgtgtttgtgtgtgtgtgtgtgtttgtgtgtgtgtctttttctgtgtgtgtgtgtgtgtgtgtgagtgtgtgtgtgtgtgtgtgtgtgtgtgtgtgtgtgtgtgtgtgtgtgtgtgtgtgtgtgtgtgtgtgatgggtaggtttaggggcagtgtaagggtataaaaaatacggtttgtacagtataaaaaccattacgcctatggaatgtccccatatgtcacaaaaacaaatgtgtgtgtgtgtgtgtgtgtgtgtgtgtgtgtgtgtgtgtgtgtgtgtgtgtgtgtgtgtgtgtgtgtgtgtgtgtgtgtgtgtgtgtgcatagcTTATGTAGGATTACAAATTTAAGAATCTGTTTAAAACCAAGGGAACCCATTGTATTGAATTATTCTGTTACCCAGAGTTTCCAGGTCAGTTCTCTTTAGTGTAAATCAAATGAGCCAGATTGCTGGGATTCTCACCTTGTAGTTTTAGTGGCTCTCAGAGCCCCTGTCCCATTTCTGAATCGTCAGAGTGATGGGATTAGCATTTATTCATTTGAGTATCACTGTTacactcaacaacaaaaaatgattcaggcccttcatagataagACACATTTACTTGTTACATGTTTACTTTAcctaattaaattaagttgtgtcgaaatgtgtaatatattttaaactgatGCTAACCTAAGTAATTTGcgttaataattaatttaaaactacatgaaatatttgtgctgtcataactaactgggcagtggatctgtagttcccagcatgcattgcaagGGTCTGCGCTAGGAGAGAAAATGTATGGAATAAAGtgatattttatgtgtttttcagtaaagggaaagatgttgtgagtttatgttagtgtttaatctTCAGTTCTGTTGGACAgtgaggagtttctgtaattttgtggttagcattatgcagaagagtgtgtgtgtttaggctgtgggcacttATATACAAATTCACCGGATGGGATTCCTGCTCCCAATTAAATATGtttagtttgtccaatgagttaattttgcattttattatgCTTGTTGTTATTTCAAAGTTTTAAAGGCAAACTAAATTGATAACAGAGTGCACCTTACACAATaaacttttaaacatttaacatgacataattaagtaaacggcacatatagatattatgtaacagtgacaaattcaaatggtttgtatttactcaaagaaattgtgccagttttacttgaatttttttgttcatataactaaaatgttatttgtgaaaaatgttcaatatagttgtgtgcaaCCACTTACCGCACATTTTTTGAGTGATTCGATTAGAACTGGTGACTCTGTTTAATGTCTGCGGCAGGTTTACATTGctttgtttagattgtctccGCCTCATTTGCTGTGTAATCGCTCCCCTGAAATGTGgatattttacagtgtgtactGTTTTGAGTTGGACTTGATGACTACAGCGACCAAACAGCACGTGTTCTCAGTGAAGAATCTGCTGAAGATATATCCAAGTTCTCCTGGTCTTCTCTTATGAGTTTCCAACACTTCTAGACATTACTACTGACCTTTCAAGTACACcagtaaagctgaattttggcCATGGCCTGTAAGAGGAGTGCTTACCTTTAGCAGTTCTTAAAATGATTCCCTCATCAAAGTCAAGCCAGCGATAGCACGGAAACAAAACCTCGACACCTTCTGGTGTGTTGACAGAGAGCTTATCGCAGAACCACTGTTTGTGAAAAAACGAATCCGGCTTGAAGGTGAGCTTGAGAGTTATGAGCTCTCCCAGGGACTTCCTCATTTCTATCTTAAATTCTTGCACCTGCACAGACATATGGGAATTATaagataaataaaaacttttttttcatgACTACATACAACTGCTCCCCccaagcccccccccccccccccccccacacacacatatttttcGTTCAAGTATTCTGACTGATGTTTTTGGACCAAAACTCTGCACTGTTGGTTTAATTGAGTGCACTTACCGATCCTCCACTAAAGCTACTATTTAGAGTATGTTCTTCACTCCCATCCTCAGTTCCATGCAGTTGGATGAGGATTGGGTTAAAGGTGCCCGCTGTAAGCCATTTTCCAGTGTACACCGTCACTGTGTAGATCACCATGGCTGTTCTGCAAAGGAATGGACAATGATTTTTAAGATAAACTATAAACATGCTGAGACCAAATAAtaagtcgagagagagagagagagagagagagagagagagagagagagagagagagagagagggagggagagagagagagagagagagagagagagagagagagagagatgatcaCCTCTAACTGTAAGTCACAATGTTACTGCAGTAAGAAGTGTACCATCTATTGTTACTAGACTGATTGTAAAGAGAAATGCAAAgaccacaaaaacaaaacacagatTTGACTTGAACACTCCGTAGCAAAGATTTATTTTACCACGATTTTGCCAAAACAGGGACCTTGTTCCTTTCAGAATGAAAACCTGAGCAAAGAGTAGCAGACTCTTGATAACTTTCTTGTAATGTGTTACATTTTGtattaaatacacacacacacacacacacacacacacacacacacacacacacacacacacacacacacacacacacacacacacacacacacacacacacacacacacacacacacacacacacacacacacacacacacacacacacacacacacactcacacacacacacacactgctcttgataccaatctctcatttgaaagccccgtttctagcatctgtaaaactgcattctaccatcttaaaaatatatcttgtCTTGGCCAACATACATACTAATATTAGCTATCCATTATTATTTTTCTCTATTGTGTTAAATTAAAGAGATAAAAAAGTTGTACAATAGCAAGAGAACATTTTAAGATGGAGAAAAAAGGTTTTGAAGAGAGAACATCTGGTGTCTTTCCTTTAGTCCTAAGATGTATTTTCTCCATCGCTTATCTTTCCCCCTCTCGCCCTAAGCAGCCCTTACGGTGGTGGGAAAATAAGAAGACGATGCTTTTGCGTTCTCTTGCTAATGTTGCGCTTCCCCGCGACACATTTGTGTTCGCTCTCAGGGGAAAAGCTCAATCAGGTCTCGTCTCCTTCCATTCCATTACTAACCCAGATTACTAAACACTGTGACTTCACAAGATCTGGACAAAAATGCAGCGTAATCCAAGCGAGATGTTCTAGTGTTGTAGTTCTTGGAAAGTGGAttctgttcaataaaatattTCCCTTTAAAGTGGACTTTGAGCTTTGTAACCTTGCAGATATTtgttatgctcaaacagcaacattacacaccaaGTGAAAAAGCATAAAGGACCCGTTTAAGTAACATTGTACAGATGTTGATGTATGGAAATGTATTGTCCTGAAAATAATATCCCCCACAGTATTTTTCATTCTCTTACTGATCATGTATTTAGGCACATTTGTTAGTGTACAGATCATTATTTAGTTGGTATTAGATCTAATTACCAAAAAAGGCTGCATGGATTAATTCAAGCTCCTCCTGTCACACCGCAGAAACTGCCATTTGACATTAAGCCTCTCAATTCCCCCCAATGCTGACAAGACATTAACTAAGTCAAGCTTTAAATTATATACTCACTATTCTTGTATAGTCTTGTAAAA encodes the following:
- the LOC137048241 gene encoding hydroperoxide isomerase ALOXE3-like isoform X1; the encoded protein is MVIYTVTVYTGKWLTAGTFNPILIQLHGTEDGSEEHTLNSSFSGGSVQEFKIEMRKSLGELITLKLTFKPDSFFHKQWFCDKLSVNTPEGVEVLFPCYRWLDFDEGIILRTAKASLVFQDTNPIAQRQRKRQLEERQKLFRWRVYAQGLPQIIDCDNFETLPAEVQFSKTKSLEFRLNFLNELAALQTNGKGKDRSSWESFSEIKQETDKNKTIEYIQEHWDEDEFFGYQFLNGLNPMMIQRCSKLPENFPVTDDMVKDFLGGSSLEQEMKNGNIFLSDYKILDGLAGNVVSDRQQYLTAPLVLLYCNPQAKMMPIAIQLGQKPSKENPIFLPSDSKDDWKLVKIFVRSAEFAVHEVDVHLLRTHLLSEVFTVATLRHLPSPHPLFKLLIPHTRYTFQINILARNQLINDKGAITLYSGIGGESLGNLLKRATASLTYSSLCLPGNILERGLEKVPSYYYREHGMKMWNIINKFVAALLSHCYQHDAHVQKDTELQCWISEIFTNGFLERESSGIPSSFQTLEELIKFVTMVIFTASAQHAAVNNGQYDFGGWMPNYPSALKKPPPKQKGQTTEDTILETLPDKSTTVNAMAVLRLLTKDSADYYPLGHFPETLFDEEVPCMLIEDFQKDLKELSDLIEQRNKEMELAYTYLSPRNVANSVTI
- the LOC137048241 gene encoding hydroperoxide isomerase ALOXE3-like isoform X2, which encodes MVIYTVTVYTGKWLTAGTFNPILIQLHGTEDGSEEHTLNSSFSGGSVQEFKIEMRKSLGELITLKLTFKPDSFFHKQWFCDKLSVNTPEGVEVLFPCYRWLDFDEGIILRTAKASLVFQDTNPIAQRQRKRQLEERQKLFRWRVYAQGLPQIIDCDNFETLPAEVQFSKTKSLEFRLNFLNELAALQTNGKGKDRSSWESFSEIKQETDKNKTIEYIQEHWDEDEFFGYQFLNGLNPMMIQRCSKLPENFPVTDDMVKDFLGGSSLEQEMKNGNIFLSDYKILDGLAGNVVSDRQQYLTAPLVLLYCNPQAKMMPIAIQLGQKPSKENPIFLPSDSKDDWKLVKIFVRSAEFAVHEVDVHLLRTHLLSEVFTVATLRHLPSPHPLFKLLIPHTRYTFQINILARNQLINDKGAITLYSGIGGESLGNLLKRATASLTYSSLCLPGNILERGLEKVPSYYYREHGMKMWNIINKFVAALLSHCYQHDAHVQKDTELQCWISEIFTNGFLERESSDIGRAYQVCYHGDIHCISPTCRCQQWTV